One stretch of Haladaptatus sp. R4 DNA includes these proteins:
- a CDS encoding DUF3194 domain-containing protein, with product MPSDEAVVLTASEAAEDLIFERIKQSNVKDFDVTVTFEEGILEVDVYVNAPNADRDEEKVANDAALAARAAVDELFAETEAEESA from the coding sequence ATGCCCAGCGACGAAGCGGTCGTCCTGACTGCCTCGGAAGCGGCCGAGGACCTCATATTCGAACGAATCAAGCAGTCGAACGTCAAGGATTTCGACGTGACGGTCACGTTCGAGGAGGGTATCCTCGAAGTGGACGTGTACGTCAACGCTCCGAACGCGGATCGGGACGAGGAGAAGGTGGCGAACGATGCTGCACTGGCCGCCCGCGCGGCGGTTGACGAACTGTTCGCCGAGACGGAAGCCGAGGAATCGGCATAA
- a CDS encoding PKD domain-containing protein, translating to MKLRPVLIALLVLCSVGTAVALPPPGIPNGPLPDAPTNHHSTYAVEQGGSCTQVSPIHGSKNVVDFYDYESPYTNKSSWAYGSFGTKSVTHENGSTMFLYQAPSGVISLVMIHDRMNKSRTGGSLPISTVTFKFSGLPSSGKWVLMDDTYPHRDDKWSRNELDWMWAGSRTDGGVFRGLPGDSNITVTPSWNRDAALYNPSEAHENVTSWSFLTGSVSNPDSKQLDMDEPVSIHAGTCGESLNPVVGVSGTAGAGNPVSFDASQTSDSGGSPTKYHWDFDNDGTVDQTTTRPTTTHVYETPGNYIAHVTVEDNNGRHAGTTVPVTVKKTKSNIRVTGASLDKQQVSKGDTVTVTATLKNTGDGAGEIPTVLAVGDSVGDRKRVQVGAGATKKVTYSYEATSSGKQEVAVNGVKAGTLDVQTPTTQQKTTTQQTTTHSKPSGTTHGTTDDNTLPGPNIVFKHPGVSGLIAALVLLGAAIVIRR from the coding sequence ATGAAGCTTCGCCCCGTGCTTATCGCCCTCCTCGTCCTCTGCTCGGTCGGGACCGCCGTCGCGCTCCCCCCACCGGGAATTCCCAACGGCCCTCTCCCCGACGCGCCGACGAATCATCACAGCACCTACGCCGTCGAGCAGGGCGGATCGTGTACGCAGGTGTCGCCGATTCACGGCAGCAAGAACGTCGTCGACTTCTACGATTACGAGTCCCCGTACACGAACAAGAGCAGTTGGGCCTACGGCTCCTTCGGGACGAAATCCGTCACGCACGAGAACGGGAGCACGATGTTCCTCTATCAGGCCCCGAGCGGCGTGATAAGTCTCGTGATGATTCACGACCGGATGAACAAAAGCCGGACCGGCGGCAGTCTCCCGATCAGCACGGTGACGTTCAAATTCAGCGGCCTGCCGAGTTCGGGCAAGTGGGTGCTGATGGACGATACGTATCCGCACCGGGACGACAAGTGGTCCCGCAACGAGTTGGACTGGATGTGGGCCGGGTCGCGCACCGACGGCGGCGTCTTCCGCGGTCTGCCGGGTGACTCGAACATCACCGTCACGCCCTCGTGGAACCGGGACGCGGCACTGTACAACCCCTCGGAAGCGCACGAGAACGTCACGTCGTGGTCCTTCCTCACGGGCAGCGTTTCGAACCCCGATTCGAAACAACTCGATATGGACGAACCCGTGAGCATCCACGCCGGAACGTGTGGTGAGTCGCTCAACCCCGTCGTGGGCGTCAGCGGCACGGCCGGTGCCGGAAATCCCGTTTCCTTCGACGCGAGTCAAACGAGCGATTCGGGTGGCTCGCCGACGAAGTACCACTGGGACTTCGACAACGACGGAACGGTCGATCAGACGACGACCCGTCCCACGACCACGCACGTCTACGAAACCCCCGGAAACTACATCGCTCACGTGACGGTTGAGGATAACAACGGCCGCCACGCCGGTACGACGGTTCCCGTGACGGTGAAGAAGACGAAGTCGAACATCCGGGTCACGGGCGCGTCGCTCGACAAACAACAGGTCTCGAAGGGGGACACCGTGACGGTCACCGCGACGCTCAAAAACACGGGCGACGGTGCCGGGGAGATTCCGACCGTCCTCGCGGTCGGTGACTCCGTCGGTGACAGAAAACGGGTGCAGGTCGGAGCGGGGGCGACGAAGAAGGTCACCTACAGCTACGAGGCGACCTCGTCCGGGAAACAGGAGGTAGCCGTCAACGGGGTGAAAGCGGGAACGCTCGACGTGCAAACCCCGACGACGCAGCAGAAGACGACGACACAGCAGACGACCACGCACTCGAAGCCGAGCGGGACGACACACGGAACGACCGACGACAACACGTTGCCGGGACCGAACATCGTGTTCAAACATCCCGGTGTGAGCGGTCTCATCGCCGCACTCGTGCTCCTCGGGGCGGCGATAGTGATCCGTCGCTGA
- a CDS encoding prefoldin subunit beta translates to MQGNLPPEAQEKLEQLQDLQDTAQQVAVQKNQAETQLTESENALEELEDIDEDATMFREVGELFVKTGYDEAQEDLEDKVDSLEIRVETLNKQEERVRTQFEKLQGELQEMLGGGAGGPSGPTGPGGAGGA, encoded by the coding sequence ATGCAGGGTAATCTTCCACCGGAAGCACAGGAGAAGCTCGAACAGCTGCAGGACCTTCAGGATACGGCACAGCAGGTCGCCGTGCAGAAGAATCAGGCCGAAACACAGCTCACTGAATCGGAGAACGCGCTCGAAGAACTCGAAGACATCGACGAGGACGCGACGATGTTCCGCGAAGTCGGCGAACTGTTCGTCAAGACCGGCTACGACGAGGCTCAGGAGGACCTCGAAGACAAGGTCGACAGCCTCGAAATCCGCGTCGAGACGCTGAACAAGCAGGAAGAGCGTGTCCGAACCCAGTTCGAGAAGCTGCAGGGCGAACTCCAAGAGATGCTCGGCGGCGGCGCGGGCGGCCCGTCCGGCCCGACCGGTCCCGGCGGCGCTGGCGGCGCGTAA
- a CDS encoding DUF2070 family protein: MTATQSDLASLSRYIFRAPQWYASIAFALLIAAIAGVGAFDSQYILQDAWEGIFFIGVPTVIASVFTTPVDRRLSGQLTYNRSSLLALTCEIIVVAVLSIAGIIAALTKLDQQFVFDVLLFSLASVFAFRLLIVMAVSRTSFLVSLIPAGIQTGTAAVLFFIYSETIRVFEVGGPLVQKFLARGDKAPAALGIITPRDFIVLGIISGMYALAVYGFLVVIDRPWRRSLGVSALDFLRGFIGHIAEGTRELEDFFEQMGQQAVVPVTVLSFRREGGSEKARFVLPMIHPGPMGEIGGGNLPRRVAAQSEGLAFPPHATAGHDFNLVTEREVDTLLETAQEAYERIEYSDDASRSVRTQEGDAKLLGQAFGDDALLVATYSPEYADDVEYAVGLAAAAEARSSGLDDVMLVDAHNCNNGLQGEDIGHIYPGSERSFHMIQAAKGTAKELGMTKRGRPKLGVAWDKTEWLPADGIGPLGVRVAVLDVADQRTAYVLVDGNNMEPGLRDRIVETVEADEVEVMTTDTHIVNMVESSNQVGGAIDHDELIGLVTRLVDDATADLEPVEAGMESEYAEVTVFGNDRTETLASHANAVIAMGAALAGAVILAVTAIAVLVFFLA; the protein is encoded by the coding sequence ATGACAGCGACCCAGAGCGACCTGGCGAGCCTGTCCCGGTACATCTTCCGTGCCCCGCAGTGGTACGCGAGCATCGCGTTTGCGCTCCTCATCGCCGCGATTGCGGGTGTCGGGGCATTCGACTCCCAGTATATCCTGCAGGACGCGTGGGAAGGCATCTTCTTCATCGGGGTGCCGACAGTCATCGCGAGCGTCTTCACGACGCCGGTTGACCGCCGCCTGAGCGGCCAGTTGACCTACAATCGGTCGTCGCTGCTCGCGCTGACGTGTGAGATCATCGTCGTCGCCGTCCTGTCGATAGCGGGTATCATCGCCGCGCTCACGAAACTGGATCAGCAGTTCGTCTTCGACGTGCTCCTCTTCAGCCTCGCGTCCGTCTTTGCATTTCGGTTGCTCATCGTGATGGCCGTCTCGCGAACGTCGTTTCTGGTCTCCCTGATTCCGGCCGGGATCCAAACCGGCACCGCCGCCGTCCTCTTTTTCATCTACAGCGAGACGATTCGCGTCTTCGAAGTCGGCGGACCGCTGGTGCAGAAATTCCTCGCACGGGGGGACAAGGCACCGGCCGCACTCGGTATCATCACGCCGCGCGATTTCATCGTGCTCGGGATCATCAGCGGGATGTACGCCCTCGCGGTGTACGGCTTTCTCGTCGTCATCGACCGCCCGTGGCGGCGCAGTCTCGGCGTCAGCGCGCTCGACTTCCTTCGGGGATTCATCGGTCACATCGCGGAGGGAACCCGGGAACTGGAGGACTTCTTCGAGCAGATGGGACAACAAGCCGTCGTCCCCGTCACCGTCCTCTCCTTTCGTCGGGAGGGCGGCAGCGAGAAGGCACGGTTCGTCCTCCCGATGATTCACCCGGGTCCGATGGGCGAAATCGGCGGCGGCAACCTCCCCCGCCGCGTCGCCGCCCAGTCGGAGGGACTCGCGTTCCCGCCGCACGCCACCGCCGGACACGATTTCAACCTCGTCACCGAGCGCGAGGTCGATACCCTCCTCGAAACGGCCCAAGAAGCCTACGAACGGATCGAGTACAGCGACGACGCCAGTCGGAGCGTTCGAACGCAGGAAGGTGACGCCAAACTGCTCGGACAGGCGTTCGGCGACGACGCGCTCCTCGTCGCCACCTACTCCCCGGAGTACGCCGACGACGTGGAGTACGCGGTCGGTCTCGCCGCCGCCGCCGAGGCCCGATCGAGCGGGTTGGACGACGTGATGCTGGTGGACGCACACAACTGCAACAACGGGCTTCAAGGCGAGGACATCGGCCACATCTACCCCGGCAGCGAGCGCTCGTTCCACATGATTCAGGCCGCGAAAGGAACGGCGAAGGAACTCGGGATGACGAAACGCGGCCGTCCGAAACTCGGTGTCGCGTGGGACAAAACGGAGTGGCTGCCAGCGGACGGTATCGGCCCGCTCGGCGTCCGCGTCGCGGTGCTCGACGTTGCGGACCAGCGGACGGCCTACGTCCTCGTGGACGGTAACAACATGGAACCCGGCCTCCGTGACAGAATCGTGGAAACCGTGGAGGCGGACGAGGTGGAAGTGATGACCACGGACACGCACATCGTGAACATGGTCGAGTCCTCGAATCAGGTCGGCGGCGCAATCGACCACGACGAACTCATCGGTCTCGTCACGCGATTGGTCGACGACGCCACCGCCGACCTCGAACCCGTGGAGGCCGGAATGGAGAGCGAGTACGCGGAGGTCACCGTCTTCGGCAACGACCGCACCGAGACGCTGGCCAGTCACGCGAACGCCGTCATCGCCATGGGCGCGGCGCTCGCTGGTGCGGTTATCCTCGCCGTGACGGCCATCGCCGTTCTCGTCTTCTTCCTCGCCTGA
- a CDS encoding GMP synthase subunit A, translating into MTKILVVDNHGQFTHLEHRALRDMGIDTELIDNDTPPEDIDADGLVLSGGPSMDDIGNCAEYLELDIPVLGICLGMQVMAHVLDGEVGEGEYGGYADVTVEIDNENDPLVGSLAPETRVWASHADEVKQVPTGFERTGASDVCGIESMSDTDRDLYGVQWHPEVAHTEEGEEVFENFQDLCE; encoded by the coding sequence ATGACGAAAATCCTCGTCGTGGACAACCACGGACAGTTCACCCACCTCGAACACCGGGCGCTCCGTGACATGGGAATCGACACCGAACTCATCGACAACGATACGCCGCCGGAGGATATCGACGCGGACGGCCTCGTCCTCTCGGGCGGCCCGTCGATGGACGACATCGGAAACTGCGCGGAGTACCTCGAACTCGATATTCCGGTGCTCGGTATCTGCTTGGGCATGCAAGTGATGGCACACGTCCTCGACGGCGAAGTGGGCGAGGGCGAGTACGGCGGCTACGCCGACGTGACCGTCGAAATTGACAACGAGAACGACCCGCTCGTCGGATCGCTCGCGCCGGAAACCCGCGTGTGGGCCAGCCACGCCGACGAAGTGAAGCAGGTTCCGACCGGGTTCGAGCGCACCGGGGCCAGCGATGTGTGCGGTATCGAGTCGATGAGCGACACCGACCGCGACCTGTACGGCGTGCAGTGGCATCCTGAGGTCGCACATACCGAAGAGGGCGAGGAAGTGTTCGAAAACTTCCAGGATCTCTGCGAGTAG
- a CDS encoding TIGR01548 family HAD-type hydrolase, which produces MNADAVVLDIDGVLVDVANSYRRAILESVERVYDDTVPKDAIQSFKDASGFNNDWELTYAVALYVLASRESLDDTIEEFTDRIAANGGGLDAAERVVEEELPEDDHDRVRTEWDPATLREVFQQLYLGADLYADLEGDDPTLDTRGYINDEPVLISAETVETLTANYPVGVVTGRPSAEADIALERVGLDVSDDRRFTMDDWEQGKPHPHALVTLAERFDAERVVFVGDTLDDIQTAVNAAEADPDREYFGVGVLTGGLTGDSGRRKYESADAAAVIDSVDDLPALLAER; this is translated from the coding sequence ATGAACGCCGACGCTGTCGTGCTGGATATCGACGGGGTGCTCGTGGACGTGGCAAACTCCTACCGGCGGGCGATACTCGAATCCGTCGAGCGGGTCTACGACGACACGGTGCCCAAGGACGCCATCCAGTCGTTCAAGGACGCATCGGGATTCAACAACGACTGGGAACTCACCTACGCGGTGGCGCTGTACGTCCTCGCGTCCCGTGAGAGCCTCGATGACACCATCGAGGAGTTCACCGACCGAATCGCCGCGAACGGGGGCGGATTGGACGCCGCAGAACGGGTGGTCGAGGAGGAACTGCCCGAGGACGACCACGACCGAGTGCGCACCGAATGGGACCCCGCGACGCTCCGCGAGGTGTTCCAGCAACTGTACCTCGGCGCGGACCTGTACGCCGACCTCGAAGGGGACGACCCGACGCTGGACACGCGAGGGTACATCAACGACGAACCGGTCCTCATCTCGGCCGAGACGGTAGAAACGCTCACCGCGAACTATCCCGTCGGCGTCGTGACGGGCAGGCCGAGTGCCGAGGCGGACATCGCCCTCGAACGCGTCGGACTGGACGTTTCGGACGACCGCCGGTTCACGATGGACGACTGGGAGCAGGGCAAACCGCACCCGCACGCGCTGGTGACCCTCGCCGAGCGGTTCGACGCCGAACGAGTCGTCTTCGTTGGGGACACGCTGGACGACATCCAGACGGCCGTGAACGCCGCGGAAGCCGACCCCGACCGTGAGTACTTCGGCGTCGGCGTGCTGACCGGAGGATTGACGGGCGACTCCGGGCGTCGGAAGTACGAATCGGCGGACGCGGCGGCGGTCATCGACTCCGTCGATGACCTGCCCGCGCTGTTGGCGGAACGCTAG